A region of the Prevotella melaninogenica genome:
AAATCTAAATCAATGCTGACCGAGGAATGTGAAATGAATCCTTATCTGATAAAGAGAGGAATCAATGTCGTTGAATCCGACCTTGGTGAGCGTATTCTTCAACTCATGCACTTGAAGCCTGCGCATATTGTTATGCCTGCTATTCACTTGACTCGTGATGAGATTGGAGAGATGTTTGAAGAGAAAGGAATCTCTAAAGAGAAAGGAAATCATGACCCAGCTTATCTTACACGTTGTGCGCGTGAAGATTTGCGTGGTGATTTTATGGATGCTGAAGCAGGACTGACAGGTTGTAACTTTGGTGTTGCTGCGACAGGAGATTGTGTTGTCTGCACTAATGAAGGTAATGCTGACATGTCAACTTCAGTACCTAAATTACATATTGTTGCCATGGGTATTGAGAAAGTTATTCCTGATTATGATTCGTTGGCAGTGTTCCAACGCTTATTAGCACGTAGTGGAACGGGACAACCTTCAACTGCCTTTACCTCTCAATTCCGTAAGGCACGACCAGGAGGTGAGATGCATGTAATATTGGTAGATAATGGTCGTAGTGACATGATTGCTAATAAAGAACATTGGATGACACTGAAATGTATTCGATGTGGTGCATGTATGAATACTTGTCCTGTCTATCGTCGTTCTGGAGGTTATTCATATAGTTACTTTATTCCAGGCCCTATTGGAGTTAACCTTGGTATGCTTAAGAATCCAAAACTGCATAGTGGGAATGTGTCTGCATGCTCATTATGTTTGAGTTGTGATTGCGTTTGTCCTGCAAAGGTAACACCAGGTAGTCAGATTTATCGATGGCGTCAAAGCCTTGAGAAATATGGTACAGAGAATAAAGAAAAGAAGGTGATGGCAGAAGGAATGAAAGTTGTTTACGAAAACTATCATATTTATGATGCTTTACTTCGTAACTCATCAGTTGCCAATTACATACCAGAATCACTAATGGATATAAAGCTTAACCCATGGAGCATTGGACATACTATGCCTAAGTTTGCAAAAAAGCCTTTCCATGTTATATTTAAGCAAACAATGGAGGAATTGAAGCATGAATAAAGAAGATTTATTTAGCAAATTACGACGTAATACAAAAGAACAATTTGATATGCCTGAGAAGTCTATTGAGGGTATTAAATATCAAGATGTAGTACAGCAATTCATTGAGATGAGTCATACTGTGGGTTGTGAAGTCATTGAGGCACAAGCTGAAGATGATATTAATAAACTGATACAAAAGGCTTATCCTGATGCTAAGGTGTTGGCTTCAAATGTACAAGGAATAAAGGCAGACCTTAATCCTGACACTGTTTCAAAGGCACAAGATCTCAATGGAACAGATGTTGGAATTCTTCAGGGAGAAATTGCTGTAGCAGAGAATGGATGTATATGGGTGCCACAAACAATGAAAGAAAGAGTTGTTTGTTTCATCTCAGAGAACCTTGTAATCCTTGTTCAACGTAACAATATCGTCAATAATATGCATGAAGCATATAAAAAGATTAACATGACAGACTATGGTTACGGCTGTTTTATATCCGGTCCAAGCAAAACAGCCGATATAGAACAAGCACTTGTTATGGGAGCACAAGCAGCACGTGGAGTCACAGTTATCATAAAGGGATAAACGTTAATTTTGTCAAAAACATAAATATAACGTATTGTTAGGAGAGGTTTACGACTTTTTTTATTAACTTTGCAAGGAGAAAAAGAAAGTTAAAAATATAACTGATTTTTAATAAACATATAAGTTATGAAGATTGAAAAAGTACATGCTCGCGAGATTATGGACTCACGTGGCAATCCTACAGTTGAAGTAGAGGTAACTCTCGAAAATGGTGTAATGGGTCGTGCAAGCGTTCCATCTGGTGCATCTACCGGTGAGAACGAGGCTCTGGAGCTTCGTGATGGCGACAAGAACCGTTTCTTGGGTAAGGGTGTTCTCAAGGCTGTTGAGAATGTAAACAACCTTATCGCTCCAGCTTTGAAGGGTGACTGCGTGCTGAATCAGCGTGCTATTGACTACAAGATGCTTGAACTCGATGGTACTCCTACTAAGAGTAAGCTTGGTGCTAACGCTATTCTCGGTGTTTCTTTGGCTGTAGCTCAGACTGCAGCAAAGGCATTGAATATTCCATTGTATCGTTATATCGGTGGTGCAAATACTTATGTATTGCCAGTACCAATGATGAATATCATCAATGGTGGTGCTCACTCTGATGCTCCAATCGCATTCCAGGAGTTCATGATTCGTCCAGTAGGTGCTCCTTCTGAGAAGGAAGGTATCCGTATGGGTGCTGAGGTATTCCACGCACTTGCTAAGCTTTTGAAGAAGCGCGGTCTTTCTACAGCTGTAGGTGATGAGGGTGGTTTCGCTCCTAAGTTCGATGGTATCGAGGATGCACTCGATTCAATCATTCAGGCTATTAAGGACGCAGGTTATGAGCCAGGCAAGGATGTTAAGATTGCTATGGACTGTGCTGCTTCTGAGTTCGCTGTATGTGAGGATGGTAAGTGGTTCTATGACTATCGTCAGTTGAAGAACGGTATGCCAAAGGATCCTAACGGTAAGAAGCTCAGTGCTGATGAGCAAATTGCTTACCTTGAGCACCTTATCACAAAGTATCCTATCGACTCTATCGAGGATGGTCTCGATGAGAACGACTGGGAGAACTGGGTTAAGTTGACATCTACTATTGGTGACCGTTGCCAGCTCGTTGGTGATGACTTGTTCGTAACTAACGTTAAGTTCCTCGAGAAGGGTATCAAGATGGGTGCAGCTAACTCTATCCTTATCAAGGTTAACCAGATTGGTTCTTTGACAGAGACTCTCGAGGCTATTGAGATGGCTCACCGTCATGGCTACACAACTGTAACTTCACACCGTTCTGGTGAGACAGAGGATACAACTATCTCTGACATCGCTGTTGCAACAAACTCTGGTCAGATTAAGACTGGTTCTATGTCTCGTACAGACCGTATGGCTAAGTACAACCAGCTCATCCGTATTGAGGAGGAACTCGGTGCTTGTGCTAAGTACGGCTACACTAAGTTGAAGTAAATCATTTAATCACTTCCGTGATTAAATGAAATTTTATAGAGTAGGGGATAATTGCTTTCATAGGCGGTTATCTCCTATTTTTTTTATTTGTAGTTATGACGAATACTGCAAAACTTCTCATAACATAAATAGATATTTTTGTTATACACTAAATTATTCAATGTATAATGCCATATTTTATTGCAATAAAACAATTTGCATTTTAGCGTATGTTTTATTTGAAAATACATTACATTAATTTCTAAAATATACTCATTAACAAACTTCAAAAATACTATTTTAAACAACTAATGTAAGTTGCTTATCCTGATCAAGTTACAAAACAAGAAAAGAAAAGGTGCTTAGTTGGACTTTAATAAGGCGTTAATAGCATCTTAAAAGGGCGTCTTTAGCAAGCCAATTAAGCCTTAACTCACATGCAGTTTATCCTCAACAAAAAACAATGAGAAGAAATTTATTTACAAACACAATTCTTAATCAATTAGTGAAACGTAATATTTATACTTCAATTCTTTATTAAGTTTATAAGATTTATCATTTTATTCTGGACCTTTTTTCATATTTCATTTTTCTCATTTAAGTTTTTTCGTAGATATTCTGTCGTATAAATCAGATGTATTTTTTAATAATACATATATTTTTGACATGAAAATAACTGTCGCTTAATGGCTTTTAATACTCCAAAACATATTTAAAATATAATGAACATTATGATAAATAAAAACTTGTTACCCAAAATTACAAATAAAGATAAAGAGATTCTTCCCTGTTCTCTTTATACAAACTTTCAATATATATTGTGAAAGTTGGAGTAAAATTTGATTTTAGAAAAGAATAAATAATTTTCTTAT
Encoded here:
- a CDS encoding lactate utilization protein B; translated protein: MSTYHSKKAKEFLKNPKKVERHDRTFWSLRQKRDAAAAELPEWEDLREHASRIKEHTATHLADYLEQFSNSLERNGVIVHFAKDAQEFNEMVYGILESHKVKKLVKSKSMLTEECEMNPYLIKRGINVVESDLGERILQLMHLKPAHIVMPAIHLTRDEIGEMFEEKGISKEKGNHDPAYLTRCAREDLRGDFMDAEAGLTGCNFGVAATGDCVVCTNEGNADMSTSVPKLHIVAMGIEKVIPDYDSLAVFQRLLARSGTGQPSTAFTSQFRKARPGGEMHVILVDNGRSDMIANKEHWMTLKCIRCGACMNTCPVYRRSGGYSYSYFIPGPIGVNLGMLKNPKLHSGNVSACSLCLSCDCVCPAKVTPGSQIYRWRQSLEKYGTENKEKKVMAEGMKVVYENYHIYDALLRNSSVANYIPESLMDIKLNPWSIGHTMPKFAKKPFHVIFKQTMEELKHE
- a CDS encoding lactate utilization protein C; this translates as MNKEDLFSKLRRNTKEQFDMPEKSIEGIKYQDVVQQFIEMSHTVGCEVIEAQAEDDINKLIQKAYPDAKVLASNVQGIKADLNPDTVSKAQDLNGTDVGILQGEIAVAENGCIWVPQTMKERVVCFISENLVILVQRNNIVNNMHEAYKKINMTDYGYGCFISGPSKTADIEQALVMGAQAARGVTVIIKG
- the eno gene encoding phosphopyruvate hydratase, which produces MKIEKVHAREIMDSRGNPTVEVEVTLENGVMGRASVPSGASTGENEALELRDGDKNRFLGKGVLKAVENVNNLIAPALKGDCVLNQRAIDYKMLELDGTPTKSKLGANAILGVSLAVAQTAAKALNIPLYRYIGGANTYVLPVPMMNIINGGAHSDAPIAFQEFMIRPVGAPSEKEGIRMGAEVFHALAKLLKKRGLSTAVGDEGGFAPKFDGIEDALDSIIQAIKDAGYEPGKDVKIAMDCAASEFAVCEDGKWFYDYRQLKNGMPKDPNGKKLSADEQIAYLEHLITKYPIDSIEDGLDENDWENWVKLTSTIGDRCQLVGDDLFVTNVKFLEKGIKMGAANSILIKVNQIGSLTETLEAIEMAHRHGYTTVTSHRSGETEDTTISDIAVATNSGQIKTGSMSRTDRMAKYNQLIRIEEELGACAKYGYTKLK